A single Chryseobacterium sp. DNA region contains:
- a CDS encoding M3 family metallopeptidase, whose product MKNISSVLLISALAFNQSCTTMKQTDTQQELPAPDPSLSSNPFMKKSRLQYEAPEFDKIKNEHFKPAFDFGLKQHEAEIIKIANNPSAPTFENTIVALEKSGEVLRRAQIVFSNLTSANTNPTLQALDEEYAPIFAAHSDKMYLNENLYKRIQSIQENGLDSESKRLVQYYKQNFEIAGANLSTADKEKLKQINQELASLSTQYSNKLLEARKQGGIFFSDAKELDGLSADEIAAAAADAKTAGQPGKYLLALQNTTQQPLLQNLKNRATREKLFKASWSRAEKGDANDTRETIEKLAKLRLKKAQVLGKKNFAAWKLQDQMAKTPEAATQLMNQIATPAVETAKREAKDIQDLIDQQKGGFKVEPWDWNFYAEQVRKAKFDLDESEIKPYFEITTVLEKGVFFAAEKFYGLTFKKRTDLPVYHPDVVTYEVFDHDGKSIAIYYLDFYTRDSKNGGAWMSNFVEQSYLLGTKPVIVNCYNYQKPAPGKPSLISYDDVSTIFHEFGHSIHGMFASQKYPSLSGTNVPRDFVEFPSQINEHWALDPVVLKNYAVHYETKQPIPQTLVDKIKKAATFNQGYMTTELVSAAELDMDWHTVTNESQFIPVLDFEKQSLANHGFTLATVPPRYHTPYFAHIWGGGYSAGYYAYLWSETLDNDAWEWIKNNGGLTRENGDRFRKYILSVGNSVDLNQAFRDFTGHDPDIKPLLRNRGFIK is encoded by the coding sequence ATGAAGAATATTTCATCGGTATTATTAATTTCTGCTTTGGCGTTCAATCAATCTTGTACTACAATGAAACAAACCGATACTCAACAGGAACTTCCTGCACCCGACCCTTCTTTATCTTCAAATCCTTTTATGAAGAAAAGCAGGCTTCAGTACGAAGCCCCGGAATTTGACAAAATTAAAAATGAGCATTTCAAACCTGCTTTTGACTTCGGTTTAAAACAACATGAAGCTGAAATTATAAAAATTGCCAATAATCCGTCGGCCCCTACTTTCGAAAATACTATCGTTGCGCTTGAAAAAAGCGGCGAAGTATTGAGAAGAGCACAAATTGTCTTCTCCAATTTGACAAGTGCCAATACCAACCCGACCTTACAGGCTTTAGATGAAGAATATGCGCCTATTTTTGCCGCTCATTCCGATAAAATGTATCTGAATGAAAATCTTTATAAAAGAATACAGTCAATCCAAGAAAACGGACTTGATTCTGAAAGCAAAAGGCTGGTACAATATTATAAACAGAATTTTGAAATTGCAGGAGCGAACCTTTCTACTGCAGATAAGGAAAAATTAAAGCAGATCAACCAGGAACTGGCTTCCCTTTCCACTCAGTATTCCAATAAATTACTGGAGGCAAGAAAGCAGGGCGGCATATTCTTTTCTGATGCCAAAGAACTGGACGGACTTTCTGCTGACGAGATTGCAGCGGCAGCAGCGGATGCCAAAACGGCAGGACAGCCAGGAAAATACCTTTTGGCTTTACAAAATACAACCCAGCAGCCTCTTTTACAAAATTTAAAAAACAGAGCTACCAGAGAAAAGTTATTCAAAGCTTCATGGTCCAGAGCTGAAAAAGGAGATGCTAATGACACCCGAGAAACGATTGAAAAGCTGGCTAAGCTCAGACTTAAAAAAGCTCAGGTTTTAGGAAAGAAAAACTTTGCCGCGTGGAAACTTCAGGATCAGATGGCCAAAACTCCGGAAGCCGCTACCCAACTGATGAACCAGATTGCCACTCCGGCAGTGGAAACCGCAAAACGGGAAGCAAAAGATATTCAGGATCTGATCGACCAGCAAAAAGGAGGTTTCAAAGTAGAACCATGGGACTGGAATTTCTATGCTGAACAAGTAAGAAAGGCGAAATTTGATCTGGACGAGAGTGAGATAAAGCCATATTTTGAAATCACCACTGTTCTGGAAAAAGGGGTTTTCTTTGCTGCTGAAAAATTCTATGGTCTTACTTTCAAAAAGAGAACAGATCTTCCTGTCTATCATCCTGATGTAGTGACGTATGAAGTTTTCGATCACGATGGAAAATCCATTGCGATCTATTATCTGGATTTCTACACAAGAGATTCTAAAAACGGCGGTGCCTGGATGAGTAACTTTGTTGAGCAGTCTTATTTATTGGGAACAAAACCGGTAATCGTCAACTGTTACAATTATCAGAAACCAGCTCCGGGAAAACCTTCATTAATCAGCTATGATGATGTGTCAACGATATTCCATGAATTTGGTCACTCCATTCACGGAATGTTTGCCAGCCAGAAATATCCTTCTCTGTCAGGAACCAACGTACCGAGAGACTTTGTAGAGTTCCCGTCACAGATCAATGAGCACTGGGCTTTAGATCCGGTTGTTCTGAAAAATTATGCGGTTCATTACGAAACAAAACAGCCAATTCCACAGACGTTGGTTGATAAAATCAAAAAAGCAGCGACTTTCAACCAGGGGTATATGACCACTGAATTGGTTTCTGCTGCTGAACTGGATATGGATTGGCATACGGTCACTAACGAAAGCCAGTTTATCCCTGTTTTAGATTTTGAAAAACAATCTTTGGCAAATCACGGATTTACTTTAGCAACAGTTCCTCCTAGATATCACACTCCTTATTTTGCACACATCTGGGGCGGAGGCTATTCAGCGGGATATTATGCCTATCTATGGTCTGAGACATTGGATAATGATGCATGGGAATGGATCAAAAACAATGGAGGGTTAACCCGAGAAAATGGTGACCGTTTCAGAAAATATATCCTTTCCGTAGGTAATTCTGTAGATCTGAACCAGGCATTCAGAGATTTCACAGGACATGATCCGGATATCAAACCTTTATTAAGAAACAGAGGGTTTATTAAATAA
- a CDS encoding head GIN domain-containing protein has product MKTRTLFIFSALVVLASCNERHEKKNRDKSDWVEKVISKESGPVQQKEFNGDFDEIQVSQAIEAEVIKSETEKVVISAPQSIIGEILVDNDGGKLHIHYKPGIRVMNTNKVTAKIYAKDFTKLIAGSAASIRVKDKFTQEKTDVDISSAGSISGNLEANDLEINVNSSSSFSGKIWAVNLDIEASSGASIDISGKTKNADVSSSSGSSISAKEVIADHVKADASSGGSVEISAVSTVKAEASSGGNVDISKKGELKTVSKEESSGGSVTIQ; this is encoded by the coding sequence ATGAAAACAAGGACTCTTTTTATTTTTTCAGCCTTAGTGGTATTAGCCTCATGTAATGAAAGACATGAGAAAAAAAACAGGGATAAAAGTGACTGGGTGGAAAAAGTAATCAGCAAGGAAAGCGGCCCCGTACAGCAAAAAGAATTCAATGGCGACTTTGATGAAATTCAGGTTTCTCAGGCGATAGAAGCTGAAGTGATAAAATCAGAAACCGAAAAAGTTGTGATTTCTGCTCCTCAAAGCATCATCGGTGAAATTCTTGTCGATAATGATGGCGGAAAACTGCATATTCACTATAAGCCAGGTATCCGAGTGATGAATACCAATAAAGTAACAGCAAAGATTTATGCTAAAGATTTTACAAAACTTATCGCCGGATCGGCAGCAAGTATCCGAGTGAAAGATAAATTTACACAGGAAAAAACAGATGTTGATATATCGAGTGCAGGAAGTATTTCCGGGAATCTGGAAGCCAACGACCTGGAAATTAATGTTAACAGCAGCAGCAGCTTCAGCGGAAAAATCTGGGCTGTGAATCTTGATATTGAAGCTTCATCAGGAGCGAGCATTGATATTTCAGGAAAGACCAAAAACGCTGATGTCAGCTCTTCTTCAGGCAGCAGTATTTCGGCCAAAGAAGTTATTGCAGATCATGTAAAAGCAGATGCCTCCAGTGGGGGAAGTGTTGAGATAAGCGCCGTTTCTACCGTTAAAGCAGAAGCATCTTCCGGTGGAAATGTAGATATATCTAAAAAAGGCGAACTTAAAACGGTAAGTAAAGAAGAAAGCAGCGGCGGAAGTGTAACGATCCAATAA
- a CDS encoding monovalent cation:proton antiporter-2 (CPA2) family protein, which translates to MESSLAMSILIFLGVAIIMVPLARKLGLSSVIGYILGGIIIGPYVLRLTGNNVNDIMHASEFGVIMLLFIVGLELEPRKFWEMRKKIMGLGLTQMLLTISLLFLVFISVGWRIDKAIAVAMCFALSSTAIVLQTLQEKNNLKTTAGEASFSTLLFQDISVIPILAILPIIANYKAKHHDNEIQILIQKLPEWLQAGTVIIGVAILILLGRYIFVPFLRYVSKAGMTELLTASSLFLVIGVSELMVVIGLSPALGAFLAGVMLANSEFRHELEAQINPFKGLLLAVFFVSVGSTINFNIIQQDPLFIFSTVFAVLTVKFIVLYTIGKFFRIDTPQSLFYAFALSQVGEFAFVLINYASDLYLLSPELNAQLMAVTAITMCITPVLLIINDKLITPKFIKEIPEEDHDFNILDSDVAQKKIIIVGFGHFGSTVGRLLKANKIPATVLDRDSDRVKLLRSYGFKVYYGDATRIPILRAAGIEEAEILVLCLDDPDDNKFIADLVREHYPNVKIFVRAKNRIDAYDYLNNGINHIYRETLGTAVDMAVDVLHETGMRKYAARRLGQRFMAIDKASIRRLAKAQDNEDEILLFTTKEILQREEELLAYDNLNFDNKNWEGSSSADEEEEDEP; encoded by the coding sequence ATGGAATCGAGCTTAGCGATGAGTATATTAATTTTCCTCGGGGTGGCCATTATTATGGTTCCACTGGCCAGAAAATTGGGTTTAAGCTCTGTGATCGGTTATATTTTAGGAGGAATTATTATAGGTCCGTACGTGCTCAGACTGACCGGAAATAATGTCAATGATATTATGCATGCCAGTGAATTTGGGGTTATTATGCTCTTATTTATCGTTGGCCTGGAGCTGGAGCCCCGGAAATTTTGGGAAATGCGTAAGAAAATAATGGGACTGGGTCTCACCCAGATGCTCCTTACGATTTCATTACTGTTTCTGGTGTTCATCAGTGTAGGCTGGAGAATAGATAAAGCAATTGCTGTGGCCATGTGTTTTGCCTTATCTTCCACGGCTATTGTCCTGCAGACGTTACAGGAAAAAAACAACCTTAAAACAACGGCAGGAGAAGCTTCATTTTCCACCCTGCTGTTTCAGGATATTTCAGTCATTCCTATTCTGGCGATACTTCCGATCATTGCCAATTACAAAGCAAAGCATCATGATAACGAAATTCAGATCCTGATTCAGAAACTGCCGGAATGGCTGCAAGCCGGAACTGTAATTATCGGAGTAGCCATACTGATCTTACTGGGAAGATATATATTTGTTCCTTTTTTACGGTATGTTTCAAAAGCAGGAATGACAGAGCTGCTGACCGCCTCGTCCCTATTTCTGGTGATTGGAGTTTCTGAACTGATGGTCGTTATTGGGCTTTCGCCTGCATTAGGAGCTTTCCTTGCCGGAGTTATGCTTGCCAACAGTGAATTCCGCCACGAACTGGAAGCACAGATCAATCCCTTTAAAGGATTGCTGCTGGCGGTCTTTTTCGTCAGTGTAGGTTCTACGATCAACTTTAACATTATCCAACAGGATCCTTTGTTCATTTTCAGTACGGTCTTTGCCGTATTGACCGTTAAGTTCATCGTTTTATATACCATCGGAAAATTTTTCAGGATCGATACCCCGCAGAGTCTTTTCTATGCATTTGCTCTTTCTCAGGTAGGAGAATTTGCTTTTGTACTGATCAATTATGCTTCTGATCTTTATCTTTTAAGCCCGGAACTGAATGCACAGCTTATGGCTGTTACGGCTATTACCATGTGTATAACCCCTGTGCTCCTGATTATAAATGATAAATTGATTACTCCGAAATTCATCAAAGAAATTCCTGAAGAAGATCATGATTTCAATATTCTTGATAGTGATGTGGCCCAAAAGAAAATTATCATTGTAGGGTTTGGCCACTTTGGAAGCACGGTTGGCCGTCTCTTAAAGGCTAACAAAATACCAGCTACTGTGTTGGACAGAGATTCAGATCGTGTAAAACTTCTTCGGAGCTATGGTTTTAAAGTATATTATGGAGATGCCACCAGAATTCCTATTTTAAGAGCTGCAGGAATTGAGGAGGCAGAAATTTTGGTTTTATGCCTGGATGATCCGGATGATAACAAATTCATTGCAGATCTGGTCCGCGAACATTATCCGAATGTGAAAATTTTTGTAAGAGCCAAAAACAGGATTGATGCCTATGATTATCTCAATAATGGAATTAACCACATCTACCGTGAGACTTTAGGAACTGCTGTGGATATGGCTGTTGATGTACTTCATGAGACAGGAATGAGAAAATACGCAGCAAGGCGTCTCGGGCAGAGATTTATGGCAATAGATAAAGCATCTATCAGAAGATTGGCCAAAGCCCAGGATAATGAGGATGAAATCCTGCTGTTTACCACAAAAGAAATCCTCCAACGAGAGGAGGAATTATTAGCTTATGACAATCTTAATTTTGACAATAAAAATTGGGAAGGTTCCTCATCTGCAGATGAAGAAGAGGAGGACGAACCCTAG
- a CDS encoding NAD(P)H-dependent oxidoreductase has translation MKKTLVVFAHPYLEHSNSNVELINFYVRHQHYTLRDLYEEYPDFHIAAFRERKRLANYDRFIFQFPLIWFGMPPLLRLWIDEVFDRDWLQPGKHNPLENKEVYILVTTGGKERSFSKTGTYEYTIEELISGLLVSLKVFKADIKHIKIVYEANKLSKKEIILHKKEFTELLNQ, from the coding sequence ATGAAGAAGACGTTGGTAGTATTTGCACACCCCTATCTGGAGCACTCCAATTCGAATGTAGAGCTCATCAATTTCTACGTTCGCCATCAGCATTATACCTTAAGAGATCTATACGAAGAATATCCTGACTTTCATATTGCCGCTTTCAGAGAAAGAAAACGCCTGGCAAATTATGACCGCTTTATCTTTCAGTTTCCATTGATATGGTTTGGAATGCCTCCCTTATTAAGATTGTGGATCGATGAAGTCTTTGACCGGGACTGGCTACAGCCCGGAAAACACAATCCCCTGGAGAATAAAGAGGTTTATATCCTTGTAACCACCGGAGGAAAAGAAAGGTCTTTCAGCAAAACAGGAACCTATGAATACACCATTGAAGAACTGATCAGCGGGCTTCTTGTTTCTTTAAAGGTTTTCAAGGCTGACATCAAACACATCAAGATCGTTTACGAAGCTAATAAGTTATCTAAAAAAGAAATTATTTTACATAAAAAAGAATTTACAGAACTTCTCAATCAATAG
- a CDS encoding YgcG family protein, giving the protein MKLRSLKIVFSFLLICFYTFVSAQYTIPEKPAVLYPVFDEAGLLSQQEKDELNNKLIKFADTTSTEIEVVIIKSTKGEDVNFLATMFGQKWKIGKKGVDNGVVFLIATEDRTMSIQQGRAVEQYLTASVAGQILDYIVTPNFRKGLWYEGINRGTSAIMEAVQGKFKPVETTAPSGNGSAFKVLVIAFIIFIIIAILFGNSGGGRGGGNNDDDDVIISRRGRRNYPGGFFPFPGSFGGGGFGGGSSGGGGGFGGFGGGGSFGGGGASGGW; this is encoded by the coding sequence ATGAAATTACGTTCTCTTAAAATAGTATTTTCATTTTTACTGATCTGCTTTTACACCTTTGTATCAGCACAATATACCATTCCTGAAAAACCGGCAGTGCTGTATCCGGTATTTGATGAAGCCGGTCTTCTTTCCCAGCAGGAAAAAGATGAGCTGAACAACAAGCTGATCAAATTTGCAGACACCACCTCAACGGAAATTGAAGTGGTCATCATCAAGTCTACCAAAGGAGAAGATGTCAACTTTTTGGCAACCATGTTTGGTCAGAAATGGAAGATCGGAAAAAAAGGGGTGGACAACGGAGTGGTTTTCCTTATTGCTACCGAAGACAGAACCATGTCTATCCAGCAGGGAAGAGCTGTAGAACAATACCTGACGGCATCAGTTGCAGGGCAGATCTTAGATTACATTGTTACGCCTAATTTCAGGAAAGGGCTCTGGTATGAAGGGATAAACCGGGGTACCTCAGCAATTATGGAGGCTGTTCAGGGAAAATTTAAACCTGTAGAAACCACCGCTCCTTCCGGTAACGGAAGTGCATTTAAAGTACTGGTGATCGCTTTTATTATCTTTATCATTATTGCCATTCTCTTTGGTAACAGTGGCGGCGGACGTGGCGGCGGAAATAATGACGACGACGATGTGATCATCAGCAGAAGGGGACGCAGAAACTATCCTGGCGGCTTTTTCCCATTCCCCGGCAGCTTCGGAGGCGGCGGCTTTGGTGGTGGAAGTTCCGGCGGCGGTGGCGGATTCGGAGGCTTCGGCGGCGGTGGAAGCTTCGGCGGAGGCGGTGCATCCGGAGGATGGTAG
- a CDS encoding TPM domain-containing protein, whose product MSNFLTNQQIASLVEAIQSAEDHSTGEIRVHIDSNTEERTAKTAFEVFKELRMDKTTDRNAVLFHINFEQKYLTIIGDIGIHEKVNQSYWDHLHDYITAEFAKGNYYKALKSAILETGLELKKHFPVEGENPNQLPNEITFS is encoded by the coding sequence ATGAGTAATTTCCTTACAAATCAGCAGATCGCTTCCCTTGTGGAAGCGATTCAGTCAGCAGAAGACCATTCTACGGGCGAGATCAGGGTGCACATTGATTCCAATACGGAAGAGCGCACTGCAAAAACCGCATTTGAAGTTTTCAAAGAGCTTCGCATGGATAAAACAACTGATCGAAATGCGGTGCTTTTTCATATTAATTTTGAACAAAAATACCTGACCATCATTGGAGATATCGGGATCCATGAAAAAGTAAACCAATCGTATTGGGATCATCTGCATGACTATATTACGGCTGAATTTGCCAAAGGAAATTATTATAAAGCATTGAAAAGTGCAATCCTCGAAACCGGCCTTGAACTCAAAAAACATTTTCCTGTAGAAGGAGAAAACCCAAATCAACTCCCAAATGAAATTACGTTCTCTTAA
- a CDS encoding LemA family protein, with product MKNKGCLGAGTIGIALLIIVAVLFFWGKSGYNSFVTKEQNVNTKWSNIETVYQKRANLIPNLERTVKSYSKFEQETLTQVVEARSKATSINIDPTNMTDADIAKFQAAQGELSGALSRLMAVVESYPNLKADQQYINFQREYTAIENSIRTETVYYNEAAQDYNTSIKTFPNNILANFTNFKEKPYFKAEAGAQKAPEVFK from the coding sequence ATGAAAAATAAAGGATGTCTGGGCGCTGGAACAATCGGTATTGCCCTCCTTATTATTGTTGCTGTTTTATTCTTCTGGGGAAAAAGCGGATATAACAGCTTTGTAACCAAAGAACAGAATGTCAACACAAAATGGTCTAATATTGAGACGGTGTATCAAAAAAGAGCGAATCTTATTCCGAATCTGGAAAGAACGGTAAAATCTTATTCGAAATTTGAACAGGAAACTTTGACTCAGGTAGTTGAAGCCCGTTCTAAAGCGACTTCTATCAATATTGATCCTACCAATATGACCGATGCTGATATCGCTAAATTCCAGGCTGCACAAGGTGAGTTATCAGGTGCTTTAAGCAGATTGATGGCTGTGGTGGAGTCTTATCCGAACTTAAAAGCAGACCAGCAGTATATCAACTTCCAGAGAGAGTATACCGCTATTGAAAACAGCATCAGAACCGAAACGGTTTACTACAACGAAGCAGCACAGGATTACAATACCTCTATCAAAACTTTCCCGAATAATATTTTGGCGAATTTTACCAACTTTAAAGAAAAACCTTATTTCAAAGCTGAGGCTGGAGCCCAAAAGGCCCCTGAAGTATTCAAATAA
- a CDS encoding dihydrofolate reductase, which translates to MITIVVAMGEKNEIGFENRLLWHLPKDLKHFKEITSGHPVIMGRKTYESIGKPLPNRTNIVVSRKKDWFEEGILIVGSLKEAVKFAKKIDEEVFIIGGGNIYQQTMDFVDKLEVTLVKADLEADTFFPTIDGKIWKKTNETCHEKDEKNSYDFCFQTYEKIKGEEL; encoded by the coding sequence ATGATAACAATAGTGGTAGCGATGGGAGAGAAGAATGAAATTGGTTTTGAAAACCGGTTGCTTTGGCATCTTCCGAAAGATTTAAAACATTTTAAAGAGATTACCTCAGGACATCCGGTGATTATGGGAAGAAAAACATACGAAAGTATTGGAAAACCTCTTCCTAACAGGACCAATATTGTTGTTTCAAGAAAGAAAGACTGGTTTGAGGAAGGAATTCTTATCGTAGGAAGCCTTAAAGAAGCCGTGAAGTTTGCCAAAAAAATCGATGAAGAAGTTTTTATTATCGGGGGTGGTAATATTTATCAGCAAACAATGGATTTTGTGGATAAGTTAGAAGTTACTTTAGTAAAGGCGGATCTTGAAGCAGATACGTTCTTCCCTACAATAGATGGGAAAATCTGGAAAAAAACAAATGAGACCTGCCACGAAAAAGATGAGAAAAACTCATATGATTTCTGCTTTCAGACCTATGAAAAGATAAAGGGCGAAGAGTTGTAG
- a CDS encoding trimeric intracellular cation channel family protein: MHEQFNFAIEVLGTISFSMSGSFAAMQKRLDPFGVLIIAFVTSVGGGTVRDLLLDIPVFWMHDLLMCSLILITSIFSMVFKSLEKNFKVTLFIFDSFGLGLFTIIGVQKGLNAGIHPMICIALGTITGCFGGIIRDILLNRIPLIFRKEIYATACIVGGAAFLLMTQYTPLSFTFIQIFTILLIVAIRTFAVKYHWQMPKFYGYDQNSEM, encoded by the coding sequence ATGCACGAACAGTTCAACTTTGCCATAGAAGTACTTGGAACCATCTCCTTTTCCATGTCAGGAAGTTTCGCAGCCATGCAGAAACGGCTTGATCCGTTTGGGGTGCTTATCATTGCCTTTGTGACTTCTGTAGGAGGAGGAACTGTAAGGGATCTTCTCCTGGATATTCCTGTATTCTGGATGCATGACCTGCTGATGTGTTCATTAATCCTGATTACCAGCATATTTTCAATGGTATTCAAATCTCTGGAAAAGAATTTTAAGGTAACCCTGTTTATCTTCGACAGTTTCGGACTGGGACTGTTTACCATCATTGGTGTTCAGAAAGGATTGAATGCCGGTATTCATCCTATGATCTGCATTGCCTTAGGTACTATTACAGGCTGCTTCGGAGGGATTATCCGGGACATTCTACTTAACAGGATTCCTTTGATTTTCAGAAAAGAAATCTATGCTACAGCATGTATTGTGGGAGGAGCAGCATTTTTATTGATGACCCAATACACCCCGCTATCATTTACTTTTATACAGATCTTTACCATTTTGCTGATTGTTGCCATTAGGACTTTCGCAGTGAAATACCACTGGCAGATGCCTAAGTTTTACGGCTATGATCAAAATTCGGAAATGTAA
- a CDS encoding four helix bundle protein: MSNFDRIDFNQIFRERTKSFSIAIIRTLSLLPYSDDFSIIRKQIVRSATSVAANYRAVSRARSEKEKCAKMCIVVEEIDETQLWLEIIEELEYLNPEKILHLKTECEELVKVMTTYKFKLSQI; the protein is encoded by the coding sequence ATGAGTAATTTTGATAGGATAGATTTTAACCAAATTTTCCGGGAAAGAACCAAAAGTTTTTCTATTGCTATCATTAGAACTCTTTCTTTATTACCTTATTCGGATGATTTTTCAATAATAAGGAAACAAATTGTCAGATCCGCAACTTCTGTGGCTGCTAATTACAGAGCGGTATCCAGAGCAAGATCGGAGAAAGAAAAATGTGCTAAAATGTGCATAGTAGTTGAAGAAATTGATGAAACTCAACTTTGGCTTGAAATTATTGAAGAATTAGAATATTTAAATCCGGAAAAAATTCTACATTTAAAGACAGAATGCGAAGAACTTGTAAAGGTTATGACTACTTATAAGTTTAAATTATCTCAAATTTAA